In Candidatus Hydrogenedentota bacterium, the DNA window TCCGTCTGCTGGGTCACCAAAACCTCCGTCCCTCGACTGAATCCAAGCATTATGTTTATCGGCAGTTTCCATAAATGCTTCACTCGGCTAAAGAATTACACATTTCCGAGTTCCGCGAACTATTTGTTTACTATGTGTTCCTCCTCTATGCCGTTCGGCTCGCTGCTCGTCCTGCGACTACGTCTAAATGAATCACTTTGGGGCGGTGCAAATCGAGTGTGCGATTACGAGTCGTCATGAACAGAGTTCCCCCTGAGATTATGAAGACTTGAGCGGTGCGCTTTCCGCGCGCGGTGAAAGGGGCGTGGACAATTTCCACGGGCGATCCCCCTGGCTAGGGTTGCGTTGCGCCATTGGCGCGCGGAATGAACGGTGCGTTTTCGGAGTAGCCGTCATGCCCTTTCGGGTAGTCAGAAGCCATGAAAATGCAATTTCAGATTTGAAATCTCGTATTTCAAAGCAACACGATCTGGATGTCTTAAGAACTTCTAGCAATAACGACGTCTTTGCGTTTACCCCGAAGGGGTTTCGGCGCGCAGCCCAGGGTTGGCCCGCCGAAGTCGCTTCGACGTAGGCGGGGCTACCCTGGGTACCAACCAGAATGTACCCTGAAGGGGTTTCGGCATTAATGTTAGAGGCTCTAAAGGTCTACTTTCGGAACAGGACGATTACGATTACGAGAAATCCGCACGCGATTATTTGCAGGGACGAGTAGATTGCGGGATCGATTGTGCGACTACGTAATTTACGTAATTGCCCCGGCGCCGCAGGTATTCCGTCCATTGCGATCGCAGCCGCGCGCTCGAGGGAGTCGGAATCGAAGTTGCGCAGGGGAAAACACTATGTTCCGTCACTACACGCGGTCGACGCGCCAGAGTGCCCACACTCCCAGGGCGGCAAGCACGGCGTTTGGCAGGAATCCGCGGACGAGGTAGTCTTCCAGGGGGTGGACGGACTTCGTTTCGAGAAGGATACGCATGAGGTAGTACCCGCCGAGCAGCAGGATGCCGATCGCGAAGCTGTAGGAACGCCCGCCCCGCCGCGCGCGCGCGGCCAGGGGCGCCGCGGCGAGGCTCACCGCGAGGCACGCGAACGGTAGCGTAACGCGGTTCGCAATCTCGGTGCGGATTTTGCGCAAATCTTCGGCATTGGGTTTCGACCGGTTGCTCTTGTAGCGCCGCTCCGTTTCTTTTTCGTCGGCGATCAGTTCCCGAATCGTCATTTCTTCGCGCCGCCCCGGCGCGGGGGCAAGCGGGTTCGCCGTCAACGGGACCATGACATTTTCGGAGAACTGTGTGGTCACGTCGTCACCGGGTTGCGGCTGTACCATGTGACACTTGGTGAGGACAAGTTGGGCGCGTTCGCCTGTGGGTTGGAACTCCGCCTTCTCGGCGTAGTAGATCGTGTCGCGCCCGGATTCCTGCTTGACGACGACGACGTCGCGCAGCGTCTTCGTCGCTGTATCGCGGTCTTTGAAATAGACGCGCACGCCCCCAAACTCGTTCATGACTCCGACCGGCAGCACGTCGAGTGTGATGCGTTGCGGCAATTCCGAATACAGCAGATCGTTGGCGCGGCCAATGGCGCGTGGCTGGACGCGGTCTTGGAGGAAGTAGGTCGCGACGCTTAGCAATGCACCGACGATGACGACCGGGGCGACGAGTCGTTTCACCGGGATGCCCGCCGCTTTCATCGCCGTGATTTCATTGTCCTGTGCGAGCCTGCCGAAGGCGAGCAGGATGCCCATCATGAACGCGATCGGGACCAGATACGCGACGAGCGTTGGGCTGTAGTACAGGATTAGGCGCGCGACGTCCCACGCGTCAATGAATTCGAGTTGGATCACCTGGCGGCGTTCGCGGAGCTCGTTTGCGACGCCGACGAACCCGATAATCAGCATGGCCAACACGGCCGGCACCGCGATCTCCGACAGACAATACCGGCTCAAACGATCGAAGACGACGCGAAATCCACGCGTGCCCGGCTCCGCCGAAGGCGAGGAAGTTAGCATAGTTGTGCCGCGGTGCGCCCCATACGTGTTTGCGCGATTATACGCGGGGCGCGCGGTACCGCACCACTTTTCCCGATCCGCGCGGCCGGCACCGGGCTAAAGTCCGCGGCGCATCCGCCGATAAGGAGTACGGCGTTATTAAGGGATGACGTAGGGGAAGGGCCGCTCACGGCCCGGAGGGCACCGCTATGGGTACCGGCGTATTGTCATCGGCGTTGAATCCGTCGTTATTCAACAAGCCGTTCACCGCGCACTTTCCGCTGTTCGGCCAAGGGCCGCTCTTCTCGAAGACCGGACCGCTCGACGCGGCTGCCAGCGGCGAGCAAGAAGACGCCGTCACTTCCGATCATTCGAATGCCATCGCCGATCAGTTCGAGGGCATTGTGTATCGATCGCAGGTCGAGCGGTTGTCGCTGAGCCTCGCGTATCACGAAGCCGCGGCGAAGCTGTCCAATGATGGCGAGCAGACAACGGCATCGGCCACCGCGAAGCAACTCACTTTCGAGTTCCTCGCGGAGTCCCGTACGGAGGAACTGGTCCGATTCAACTCCCGCACGGATGCCGTCGCGGACGGACTGTCCGGCGGGCAGCGCGCGCAGTACCTCGAGGCGAGCCGCCTTGTCGCGCAGCGGTTTTCGTTTTCGCTGACGATCTCCGGCGCCACGCTGAACAGCTTCGCCGGAGCGTCCGAAGAATTGCAGCAGGCGAACAGCGCGGACGGAATCAACGAACTGCTGAAACTCACCAACGAAGCGCTGACGGACAGTGACGATGTCTTGAACAAGATTTTCGACTTGCTCGACGCCTTCTTCAACAACAGTACCGACGACTTTCAGACCCGCTTCCAAGAGCTATACGAGGGCCTGACCGGCCTCGGTCTGGTCGGATCGCCGTCCGGCACGGCGAACGGGACCGCGCGGTTGCAGGCGACGAGCTTCTCGCTTCAACTCGAGTTCAGCTTCGAGTCGGTGGAATTCACACAGGTGCAGCAATCCGATCCGATTGTACTCGACCTTGACGGCGACGGGTTTGAGATCACACACCACAACGACGGCGCGCGGTTCGATATTCGCGGGAACGGCAAGGCGGCGGCTACTGCGTTCGTAAACGGCGGAGATGCATTTCTGGCCCTCGACCGCAATGGAAACGGCCTAATCGATAGCGGCCGCGAACTGTTCGGCGATCAGCACGGCGCGGCGAACGGCTTCGAGGAACTGCGCAAACTCGATTCAAACGGCGACGGCGTGATCGACGCGAACGACAAGGGCTTCGACAAGCTACTCGTCTTTCGCGACAACGGCAACGGCAAGACGGAACCCGGAGAATTGCAGTCACTCGCCGAGGCGGGGATTAGCCAGATCGATTTGCGATACGCGAACGTGGACGAACACGCCAGGGGCGGGAACAGACTTGCCCAACGCGCGTCCTTTAGCTACGCCGATGGCCGACGCGGCCACGCCGCCGACGCGTTGCTGAACTTTATCGCGTAGCGACACGGGAAACCGTTCCAACTCAAAACGTGACACGACCGCCTTTCGGGGTATAAGATGCGCCGGAAGGAGATCGGTCATGATTAAGCTTGATGTGATGGGCGTGAGCATGGACAGTCACCACCAGCCGGTGGTGCTGCTGCGCCACGAAGACCGCGTTCTCCCGATCGTAGTGGGCATGTTCGAGGCGGAGGCGATCCACGCCGGTCTCGTGAACAAAGACTATGGCCGTCCCATGACGCACGACCTCATCCGCAACCTGCTCGCCGGCCTGCGCGGCACGGTGCAGTCCGTCACCATCTATAAACTCGAAAACGAAACCTTCTACGCGCACGTCAACATCGAACAGAAATCGTCCGGCGGGCAAGTCGAGCAAGTGCTGCGCGTCGATTCGCGTCCGAGCGACGGCATCGCGATCGCCTGCAGGACCGACGCGCCAATTTACGCTACGCAAGTCGTCATGGACGCGGCGTCGCAGGACATCTCGATTCTTGGCGGTTCCGAAGAGAACGAAGAAGGCGAAGACCCTGAGTTCGATTCGTGAGCGCGGAAATTTCGTGAAGGGTTCCTGTAATGCGTGAGTTGCGCGTTGGACTTGTCGGTTGTGGCCAACACGCATTGATGTACCTCCTGCCCGCGCTCCACTATGCGCCCATCCAACTGGTGTCCGTTTGCGACACGAACGCGGAGCGGCGCCTCCGCGCGAAGCGCCAATTCGGCGCGGAAGCGGACTTCGAGGGGATCGGCGCAATGCTGCGCGGGCCGACGATCGACGCGGTGATTGCATGCGGTCCGCCGGATATGCATCGCGCGGCGGCGATCGCCGCGATGGACGCGGGCCTGAACGTGTTCGTCGAAAAGCCTCCCGCGAACGATCTGGCGGGGGCCATGCAGATTGCCGAGGCCTCGCGCGCGAACGGCCGCCATTGCATGGTCGGGTTCATGAAGCGTTTTGCGCTGCGCTACAGGCAGGCGCGCGAACTCGCGCAGCGGCGCGCGTTCGGCAAGACGACGCATGTGTCCATCAAGTACGCGCACTGGAACTGCCCCGACCTGCATTGGATGCTTGTGTATATGACGGTACACACGCTCGACTTGATGCGGTTCTTCGCGGGGGAACTCGCGCGCATGTCGATCGAGCGCGCGGAAACGGCGGGGCAATTCACGTTCACGGTGCAGGCGGTCTCCGCGTCCGGCACACTGGTTTCGCTCGTCACCAGCAGCCAGGAACCGCGCGTGAAAGAGCATGTCGAGATCACCGGTGAAGGAGAAGTCGTCGTCGTCCGAAACGTGATCGAACTCGAATACCACCGGCGCGTCAGCCCGACCAAGCTGTTCACGTCCGACTTGCACGACGTACAACTGCTGCGTCCCGACTTCGCGATACCGAACCCGGAACAAAACACCCTCTTTTTACAGGGCTACGCAGGAGAGATGCAGGAATTCGCGAGCGCCTGCATCGAAGAACGCGCACCATCGGTGACAATTGCGGATGGCGTGCAAGCCATGCGCCTCGCGCAACTCCTCGCGAGGAATACCACCGGCAGCTTTGACCTCATGGAGTAGGCGGCGGCGCGGGTGGGACCGGTGGCGGGGCCGTGTCGTGCGCGCCATCACCGTCCCCATTGCCGTTGAATTTGCGCGCGTCGATCAATCTCGAGGCGTAGTAATAGCCGAAGCTCACGATGAGCATGAGTATTGCCAAACCGATGAAGGCCAGTGGACGATAGATACCCTCGAGATTGCGCGCGTCGTAGAAGAGACGCGCAATGCCCAACAGGAACACGGCCAGCGCCGCGTAGCGGTAGAACCGCTGCCACGTGAGCAGCGCCGCTCCAAACAGCGCCATTCCCAGCACGCCCCAACTGATTGCCAGAAAGTTCGCGGAGAGGCTCGGCACGCGTTCAATCATGATTACGAGCAACAACGATGCTACGCCTACGCAGACGCCACACAACGGATCGACGAAGGGTTCGAGTTTCTTCGATTTCGATCCCGCAACCATTTGTTCGCATAGCGCCCAGAACACGGCGAGAGCGGCGAACGCGCACACCAGTGGAAGCGTACCCGGTCGGTCAACGGCGCGATACGATTCCGTGACGGCCGCAAACGAAACGAGGGCCCCGTTCAATGCAGCCAGTGCGATAGCGGTCCGCGAACGTGTGAGCGCCGCATATCCCGCGAACGCGAAGGACACCATCGCGAGCGCAAACGGCTCCCAGTCGGAATCGAAGTAGCCGAATCCCTCGATGGGCGCGCCGGCGCTCGCCGTGCCGAGCGACGCCACGTATCGAAACGCGATTGGCCAGCTCAACACCAACGCCGCCGATCCCCACGGGGACAACGCCGGTTCCCCGCCGCGCGCGAAGAACCGGTCTGCAAATACGCATGCGGCCGCCGCTGCCACGGCGCACAGGTGCCATTCGCCCGAGGCGACAGCTTTCCACTCGCTCAGCCATGACAAGGTGCTGAATGCGAGCAGCATGATCGCCGCAGTCGCCACGGCGCGCCGGTGCAACGCGACGACGAGCGCCGTCGCGGCCGCGCCCGCAATTGCCAGGTAAAGCGCGGCGCGCACGTTTGTGCCGGCGTGCGCGATGACGGACACGCCAAGCATAAGCGCCGACGCGCAATACAGGAGGTACGGCGCGGCGCGCATCTGGTGAAAAGCGAGGCCCTCGCGCTCGCCGGTAATGCGCCGATCGGCGAAGACCGCGGCCGCCACGATCGTTCCCACGGAGATCGCGATCAACCAGTGCGGCGTCTGGTCCTTGCCCGCCGTGGAAAGTATCGTGCCTGCCACGGTTGGCAGCAGCCCCAACATCGCGACGAGGCTGAACGGCCGCGATTGCAGTGCGCAGCCTGCGAGTGTCACGACCACCACAAACGCGGCGAACGACGCGACCCGGTGCGCGTCGTGCACCAGCATCGTCGCATACGCGTAGTACAAGATGCAGCCGCCCATCGCGTACACGAATGGGAATTGCAGGCCGCCGTACGGTTTCTTGCGGCCCTGCGTGCCGGGTCCCGCGACGAGATCGAGGTCCCAGAGCGAATCGATTGTGGATCGGGAGAACGGCAGCGTCTTGGGCGCGCGCACCGACCAGTCCGTGCGCTGATACAGTTGCGACGCCGCGAACAAGGCCGCCACGGCGAGTCCCGATTCCACAACGCGGCGCCAATACAGCGGATCGGCATACGGCACGGACCACGTGGTGAATACGATGAATAGTCCGTGTGCGATTGACAGTGCCGCGACGCCGAACGCCAGCACGCGCGTGACCACGAGCCCGGAGCGGCGCGACGAGTACAACAGCGCCACGCTCTCGACCGCCATCGACGCGGTAAGCGTGCCCTGTCCGTAGCGCACCGCCAGGAACAGCGTGAATGCGGATACCGCTTTCGTAAGATACGCGTTGTACAGCGGATCGGCCTTGCGCAGCCGCAAGTACCCCAGTCCAATCAGCGAAAGCACTACGGCGTACAACGCGAGAAAATCGTCCCGATACGCCTCATACATGTCCTCGTACCGCAATAGCGTCAGTGTGGCGAGGACGAAGAAGAAGACGGTGTTCGTGGTGACGAACATGGTCCGGAATTTGGTGGGAATCGTCGAGCGCCGCAGGTCTTCCCCGCAGAACAATTCGGCGAGCGCAAATGTCAGCATGTAGACCCACAGGAAACCGAACGAAAGCCGGAAGCTTGGAATCGGCGATGCGTCGAGGAAGTGCAGCGTCCATAGCGCATCGTTCAGGTAGCAGCCGACGAGGCCCACGACGGCGACGTAGTACCAGCGGTTGTACAGCAGGAAGAACGCGCTGCCGAAGCCGAGAATGGCAACGCCGGCGATCGAGTACTTCGCGAGATCGCCGGTCGTGAAGAACGCCAACCCCATCGTCAAATGGCCGAGCATCGTTACGAGCGTCGCCACGATTCTTGATTTGCGCACCTGCGCGACAATGCCCCATGCGACGACAACCGTCACGAGCAGGCCGATACCCGCGGATTCGCTCTCGATGACGCGCGCGGCGGAGATGTAGTGCGCGGCGAACGACACGAAGTAACTGACTCCAATCGCCGTGGCGTACAGTACGCGGGCGTATTGGAGATACTTCTTCTCGAGCCACCAGCCCACGCCGATCAACGCGATGGATACGGCATACCCAAAGCCGACGCGCATCAACGGCGTCGTGAGCGGACCGACGTAATACAAGGCCCACGCCACGCCGACCGCCAACACGACGCTTGCGACCCGCGGCATCCAATACTTCCATATCCGCTCCTCGACACTCGCTCGCGGCAGCGCGGTTTCCGCTTCGCGTTGGAATTCCTTCGCCTTCGGTTTTTCCGGGGCGGCCGTGAACGAAGGGCTTTCCGCCGCCGACACCTTGGATGGGGTTGGAATGACGATCGCGGCTTCTTTGGCCGGAGTCGTTGACGGAAGCGGAGGCAATGGCGGCGGTTGGGCCGCGGGGGCCTGCGGTTCGACGGGCGGTTCCGCGTGCGCGCGCGAGATGGATTCGAGTTTAATCTCGCGCTCGACTGCCGCGATGCGGTTCTTCAAACCCGCCGCGCGGTTCAACAGATCGTCGAGATCGCGCCGGAGCGCCTGCAATTCGTCGTCGTAGTGCATGAACGGCCCCGAATCCCCTTAGACCAACCCCAGTGGATCATACGGCAGCCGGAGATCATTCGCAACGAATGCGCGCGAAGTGGAAACACGCGGCGCGCCGCATTCACTATGGTGTGAACAATTCAGGAGGCCGAATGTCATCTGCCGCATACACGTATTCGCACCCGCGTCCCATACTTGCCGCCGACTCCGCCGTGTTTACGCTGCACGACGGGGCGTTGAGCGTTCTCCTGATCGAACGCGGGCAACCGCCGTTTATCGGCACGTGGGCTCTTCCGGGCGGCTGGGTGGAAGAAGAGGAACCCGTTGACGAGGCGGGCGCGCGCGAACTTCGTGAGGAGACCGGACTTTCCAACGTTGACCTGCGCCAGTTGTTCACCATCGGCGACCCGGGGCGCGACCCGCGCGGATGGTGCGCCACCGTTGTGTACGTGGCGCTGATTGATCACCGGGACCATCCCGTCCGCGCGGGCGATGACGCGGCGCACGCGGCGTGGTTTTCGCTCGATGAACTGCCACAACTTGCGTTCGATCACGATAAAGTGATGCGCGTCGCGGTCCAACGCCTGTGCACGCACTTCGCCAATCCCGGCGCTCGCCTTGTGTCCACCCCGGAGCGGTATACTGAAGACGAGCTCGACGCGCTCTGGCGCGATGCGGAGCGTTTTCTGCGGAGCCGCGCGGCGGGCGACGAGGGGTGACCGCGATGAATATCAATCCCACCGACGCGCTGATCGTGGTGGATGTTCAAAATGACTTCTGTCCCGGCGGGGCGCTCGCCGTCGCGGATGGCGACGGTGTCGTGGCGGGGATCAACAGGTTGTTGCCCTTGTTTTCCGTCACGGTGTTCACGCGCGATTGGCACCCCGCGAACCATTGCAGTTTCAGCGATCATCCGGAATACGTTGACAAGAGTTGGCCAGCGCATTGTGTCGCGAATACGCCGGGCGCCCGGTTCCATACCGATTTGACCTTGCCGGATGACGCGATGATCGTCAGCAAGGGCACCGATGCGTCGAAGGAAGCGTACAGCGGGTTCGACGGTACGGCGCTCGCTGAATCGCTTCGCGACGCAAACGTGGGCCGCGTGTTCGTGTGTGGTCTTGCTACGGATTACTGCGTCAAGGCGACGGCATTGGACGCGGTCCGCAACGGGTTTGAGACGTACGTCATCGACGATTTGTGCCGTGGCGTGGATATTCCACCGGGCACGGCGCGCGCCGCGATCGAGGCGATGATGTCAGCGGGTGCGCACGTTATAGTTTCCGGAGAAATCGCATGAATCCATCGCACCCGTGGCGCACGCGGGAGGGCCTCGCGCTGCTTACCGACTTCTACGAATTGACCATGATGGCCGGGTATCTGAAGGAGCATCGCGCGGAAGGCCGCGTCTGTTTCGAGTACTTTTTCCGGCATCTGCCGCCGAACGCGGGGTTCGGCGTCGCCGCGGGGCTGGGTCCGTTTCTCGATTACCTCGAACACCTTCGTTTTGCCGACGATGATATCGAATACCTGCGATCGCTCAAGATGTTCGACAGCGGTTTTCTCGATCATCTGCGCCAGTTCAAACCGGCGTGTACCGTCCGTGCCGTGCCCGAGGGCACGCTGGTCTTTCCGCACGAGCCGATCGTTCAAATCGAAGGCGCGATATTCGAGGCGCAACTCCTCGAAACGGCGCTGCTCAACATGCTCAATTTCCAGACGCTTATCGCCACAAAAGCGGCCCGCGTGTGCCTTGCGGCGGACGGCGACCCGGTCATGGAATTCGGACTGCGCCGCGCGCACGGTCCGGACGGCGGCCTCAGCGGGTCGCGCGCGGCGTATATCGGCGGTTGTTCGTCGACCTCCAACGTGCTCGCGGGGAAGATTTACGGCATTCCCGTTGCGGGCACGCACGCGCACAGTTGGGTGATGAGTTTTCCGAACGAGCTCGATGCGTTTCGCGCGTTCGCGCGGAACTATCCGGAGCGGTGCGTGCTGCTAGTCGACACCTACGATACGGTCGAGAGCGGCATTCCCAACGCGATTCAGACGTTCAAGGAAATGCGCGCGAACGGATCGAACGTGCGCCCGGCGATCCGGCTCGATTCCGGAGACCTCGCGCGCCTCAGCAAGATCGCCCATCGCATGATGCGCGAAGCCGGCTTCGAGGACCCGCTCATTGTCGGCTCGAACGATCTCGACGAAGACCTTATCGCCGATCTGAAGCGGCAGGGCGCGAAGATCAACGCGTGGGGCGTCGGCACGCACCTTATCACCGCAAGCGACAGCCCCGCGTTGAGCGGCGTGTACAAACTCGTCGCGATCGGCGACGGCGGCGCGTGGCAACCGCGCATCAAGATTTCCTCGAACATCTCGAAAGCGACAAACCCCGGGCGCAAGCAAATCGTCCGTTACTACGATCCGAACGATACGCCGCTCGGCGACGTGCTGTACGATATCGACGAAACCTATCCGCACGACGGACGCATCGATGGCCGCGACGCAACGCTCCCGCACCGCGAGACACGTCTGCGCAACACGGCCCGCGCCGAAGTGCTCTTCGATACCGTTTTCGAAAGTGGCAAGCGCACCAGGCCCCAACTGCCCATTCGCGATATTCGCGCGCGATACCTCGCCCAACGCGCCATGCTCCCCGACGAATACAAGCGTCTGCGCAATCCCGAAATCTACAAAGTCATGCTCTCGACCAAGATCGGCGAATTGAAGGAAGAGTTGTTGAAGAACCCGGATAACCAATGATTCCAGATGCATTGCTGTCCGTTGGTTTCTGGACGATGCTTGTTCCGAAAAGTCATACTATGAACGGACAAAGGTAGAAATATGACCGCATCAAGACATCGTTTGGCCGAACATTTTGGTCATGTTGCCAACGACATGACAGACGTTGCGGAGCGCTATCGCTTTAACCGGCTATGCCCGTATAACGGAGATTTGCCGAGTTGTACATGGCAAAAGGCAGTGAGCCCCCTAGGTATATGCAGCATGTACCACGGTGGCGAACCGGAAATCGTCTGTCCGAAACGCTTCAGGCAAGACTGGATTGTCGCTGTTGATGCTGCTTCGTTTTTCTTTCCGCCAGGCACAAAATGGAGTTCTCTGACAGAGGTAGCGTTGAGTGACCCAATAGGTAATTCAGCAGAAACTTTCGACTTAGTGTTGGTTGCGTATGACGGGTTTGGCGCAACTCTTGATTTTGGTGTATTGGAGATGCAAGAGGCATATCATACGCTGGTCTCCCGCGACGAGCTTTTACCGAAGCTCCCAAAAGCACCAATCTGTCCAGTACAAGATCAATTCTCCGAATCACGCAAGCGCCTGAACCAGCGACTGCTGACAAAAGGCGTAGTAGTGCATCGCTTGAAAAAGAAACTGGCTTTGGCTATCGACAAGCGATTCTTTAGCGCGCTACCGAATATGGCGAAAGTCCCCAAGGAGGGAGCGGATCTAGCTTGGTTGATCTATGAACTTATTCCTCAGAAGAAGGGCGGACATGTTTTTCGGTATCAGCAGAGAAAGGTCAGGGAGGTCTACACCCGCTTCGAACAAGTTCTATCGGTTCTAACTCAATAGATATCAAGACGTGACCAGTCGATGCCGGACTTACTGTGACTGCAATAGGAATTGAGAGCACAAATTGTTGAAAGTAACGAACAGAGCTCTGGTCTCTCCATGGACCGAGGCCTTTGACGAATTACTGAGTCAAGCGTCAAAGAATTTGTTAGTATGCTCCCCCTACATTGGTAAGGGGCCATGTAAGCGAATTCTTACGCTCCTTCGGGAAAGAAACCGCACGGGCATCTCGGTGCAGTTGCTCACCGATCTTTCACGCGAGAACATGTTGAGCGAAGCAACTGATGTAAAGTCCATCCTTGAACTATGTGGCGCGCTGCCAAACATGGATATACGCTTCTTGCCAAGAATTCATGCCAAGGTGTACGTGGCGGATGAACGTACTGCGATCGTAACTTCCGGAAACCTGACGGATAGCGGCCTAAGCCACAATTTTGAGTACGGAATTTATCTAACCGATAAGCGTTTGGTTCGGCGGATACGATGTGACTTAACGCAGTATCATTCACTTGGAACAGTCATCCAGCAATCACAGCTTAAGGTTTTCGATGAGATTGTAACTGAACTCAAGGGCATGCAGCAGAAAGCCGAAAAGAGCCTAAAATCACGGCTTCGTGAAGAATTTGAGGCGAAACTTCTGATGGCGGACGAGGAAATTCTCAGAGTAAGGGCAGAGGGATTGAGTGCACATGCGGCGTTTGCTGACACTATCGTCTACATCTTGAGGCGGGGACCCCGAAATACGAAGGGTATATACGCGGAAATGAAAGCAATTCATCCGGACTTGTGCGACGATACAATGAAGCTCGTGATCCGGGGTCAAGCGTGGCCTCAAGCGCAATGGCGCCACAGAGTACGGCATGCGCAGTTGTATCTTGCAAGGCAGGGAAGAATTGTTCGTAAAGACGATAAATGGCAACTTGTCTAATGTCGAAGCTCAATTATTGGATAAAACTCGTGAGGACTTGCCAATAGGGTGTAGAGTGAAGTGTTAGTCACAAAGTCGACTTCCAACGTGTCGTGCGTTTCGCAAAAAGGTTAAGAAGGAACACTCGCAGTGCGATTGGTGCGCATAGGTGTTGCGGCGGTTTCGGTGAAGGTGGGGGATTTTGCCGGGAACGCGGCGCGGCTAAAGGCGATTATCGCCGAGGCGAAGCGCCGGAAGGTGCACCTTCTGGTGACGCCGGAGCTATGCGTGTCGGGCTACAGTCTCGAAGACCGCGTGTGGTGGCCGGAGATTTCGAGGCGCAGTTGGGAATCGCTGCTCGATCTTGCGAAGGCGTGCAAAGGGATCACTGCATTTTTCGGGTTGCCCGTGCGCATCGACTCGCTCATGTACAACGCCGCCGCCCTCGTTCATGACGGGAAGCTGCGCGGCGTCATACTCAAGAAATATCTTCCGACCTACAGCATTTTTTACGAAGGGCGCAACTGGACCGCGTGGCGGCGCGGCGTCACCGAGGCGGGCGGAGTGCCCGCGGGCGACCTCGTGTTCGATCTACCGTTCGGCA includes these proteins:
- a CDS encoding nicotinate phosphoribosyltransferase, which gives rise to MNPSHPWRTREGLALLTDFYELTMMAGYLKEHRAEGRVCFEYFFRHLPPNAGFGVAAGLGPFLDYLEHLRFADDDIEYLRSLKMFDSGFLDHLRQFKPACTVRAVPEGTLVFPHEPIVQIEGAIFEAQLLETALLNMLNFQTLIATKAARVCLAADGDPVMEFGLRRAHGPDGGLSGSRAAYIGGCSSTSNVLAGKIYGIPVAGTHAHSWVMSFPNELDAFRAFARNYPERCVLLVDTYDTVESGIPNAIQTFKEMRANGSNVRPAIRLDSGDLARLSKIAHRMMREAGFEDPLIVGSNDLDEDLIADLKRQGAKINAWGVGTHLITASDSPALSGVYKLVAIGDGGAWQPRIKISSNISKATNPGRKQIVRYYDPNDTPLGDVLYDIDETYPHDGRIDGRDATLPHRETRLRNTARAEVLFDTVFESGKRTRPQLPIRDIRARYLAQRAMLPDEYKRLRNPEIYKVMLSTKIGELKEELLKNPDNQ
- a CDS encoding NgoFVII family restriction endonuclease produces the protein MLKVTNRALVSPWTEAFDELLSQASKNLLVCSPYIGKGPCKRILTLLRERNRTGISVQLLTDLSRENMLSEATDVKSILELCGALPNMDIRFLPRIHAKVYVADERTAIVTSGNLTDSGLSHNFEYGIYLTDKRLVRRIRCDLTQYHSLGTVIQQSQLKVFDEIVTELKGMQQKAEKSLKSRLREEFEAKLLMADEEILRVRAEGLSAHAAFADTIVYILRRGPRNTKGIYAEMKAIHPDLCDDTMKLVIRGQAWPQAQWRHRVRHAQLYLARQGRIVRKDDKWQLV